In the Flagellimonas sp. MMG031 genome, one interval contains:
- a CDS encoding HlyD family efflux transporter periplasmic adaptor subunit, producing MRKLIISAVVGGIIIFASLYFAGLIADSKDNRRPPSQKIVKTVFVDTVKNTTVPIRVPANGNLQAKKRLELFSEVQGVFRPGSKLFRTGQAYSAGQTLIRIDASEYYATVQSAKSNLYNLLTSIMPDLRLDYPEIYPKWQQYLNSFDLDKTTPELPSMDSEKEKFFITGREIITTYYNVKNLEQRLTKYTITAPFSGVLTEALVTEGTLIRSGQKLGEFIDTGLYELEVSVSKTYGDFLRVGKKVELTNLEKTQTYMGEVTRVNSRVDQNSQTIMVYIEVSGDDLKEGQYLEANLEAKEETDAIEVNRSLLLENNQIFVVRDSILDLMDVQPVFFTDKTVVLKNVPDGEVIVAKPMTGAYAGMLVRTFDESKS from the coding sequence ATGCGAAAGCTCATCATATCGGCAGTTGTTGGAGGCATTATCATCTTCGCCTCCCTGTATTTCGCTGGACTTATTGCAGACAGCAAGGATAACAGAAGACCGCCATCACAAAAAATCGTAAAGACCGTTTTTGTAGATACCGTTAAAAATACCACCGTACCCATTCGGGTTCCGGCCAATGGTAATCTGCAGGCCAAAAAAAGGTTGGAACTTTTCTCTGAGGTACAGGGTGTGTTTAGGCCTGGCAGCAAATTGTTCCGTACTGGACAAGCATACAGCGCAGGACAAACGCTTATCCGAATCGATGCCAGCGAATACTACGCAACCGTACAATCCGCCAAAAGCAATCTGTACAATTTGTTGACCTCCATTATGCCCGACTTGAGGTTGGACTACCCGGAAATCTACCCCAAATGGCAACAATACCTCAATAGTTTTGATTTGGACAAGACCACTCCGGAATTACCTTCCATGGATTCGGAAAAGGAGAAATTCTTTATTACGGGGAGGGAAATCATTACGACCTATTACAATGTGAAAAATTTGGAGCAGCGTCTCACCAAATATACCATTACAGCGCCTTTTAGCGGTGTGTTGACCGAAGCATTGGTTACCGAGGGAACATTGATTCGTTCGGGGCAGAAGCTTGGCGAGTTCATCGATACAGGCCTGTACGAACTGGAAGTATCCGTAAGTAAAACCTATGGGGATTTTTTACGCGTAGGGAAAAAGGTAGAGCTGACAAATTTGGAAAAGACCCAAACCTACATGGGAGAGGTTACCCGGGTGAACAGTAGGGTGGACCAGAACTCCCAGACTATTATGGTCTACATCGAAGTTAGTGGTGACGACTTGAAAGAAGGTCAATATTTGGAAGCCAATCTTGAGGCCAAGGAAGAGACCGATGCCATTGAGGTCAACCGATCGCTATTATTGGAAAACAACCAGATTTTTGTGGTTCGGGATTCTATTCTGGACCTTATGGATGTTCAACCAGTTTTCTTCACCGATAAGACTGTAGTGCTCAAGAACGTTCCCGATGGCGAAGTCATCGTGGCAAAACCCATGACAGGTGCATACGCCGGTATGTTGGTGCGCACCTTTGACGAAAGTAAATCCTAA